The Saccharothrix variisporea genome has a segment encoding these proteins:
- a CDS encoding NAD+ synthase produces the protein MPQLRLALAQVNPCVGDLAGNADLVVEWSRKAVEAGAHLVVFPEMVLTGYPVEDLALRESFAAASRQALVELARRLDDAGAGGVPVFVGYLDRDERGMRNAAAVLHGGEVVARQFKHHLPNYGVFDERRYFTPGDTLDVVRLHGLEIGMVICEDLWQDGGPIAALGAAGVDLVVSPNASPYERNKDDLRLPLVARRAAEAKAPLAYVNTVGGQDELVFDGDTIVVGADGELLTRAPQFVEHLVVLDLDLPGGASREAGEFEGFEVRRLVISEDPLPAYDPLPAPQAAEPLSDEAEVWHALVTGLRDYVHKNGFRSVVLGLSGGIDSAVVAALAVDALGADSVHCVSMPSVYSSDHSKSDAHDLAQRTGLHYSVQPIADMVKVFVDQLGLTGLAEENVQARCRGIALMGLSNQHGHLVLATGNKSELAVGYSTIYGDAVGGFAPIKDVLKTLVWDLARWRNAQAEKLGEQPPIPENSISKPPSAELRPGQVDTDSLPDYDLLDSLLDDYVEGDKGYHDLIEMGFDHELVDRVLRMVDKAEYKRRQYPPGTKITLKAFGRDRRLPITNGWREG, from the coding sequence ATGCCTCAGCTCCGACTCGCCCTCGCCCAGGTCAACCCCTGTGTCGGCGACCTGGCGGGCAACGCCGACCTGGTCGTCGAGTGGTCCCGCAAGGCCGTCGAGGCGGGCGCCCACCTCGTCGTGTTCCCCGAGATGGTGCTCACCGGCTACCCGGTGGAGGACCTGGCGCTGCGCGAGTCCTTCGCGGCGGCCTCCCGGCAGGCCCTGGTCGAGCTGGCCCGGCGGCTGGACGACGCGGGCGCGGGCGGCGTGCCGGTGTTCGTCGGCTACCTGGACCGCGACGAGCGGGGCATGCGCAACGCCGCCGCCGTCCTGCACGGCGGCGAGGTGGTCGCGCGGCAGTTCAAGCACCACCTGCCCAACTACGGCGTGTTCGACGAGCGCCGCTACTTCACGCCCGGCGACACCCTGGACGTCGTCCGCCTGCACGGCCTCGAGATCGGCATGGTGATCTGCGAGGACCTGTGGCAGGACGGCGGGCCGATCGCGGCGCTGGGCGCGGCCGGCGTGGACCTGGTCGTGTCGCCCAACGCGTCCCCGTACGAGCGGAACAAGGACGACCTGCGGCTGCCGCTGGTCGCGCGCCGGGCGGCCGAGGCGAAGGCCCCGCTGGCGTACGTGAACACCGTCGGCGGGCAGGACGAGCTGGTGTTCGACGGCGACACGATCGTGGTCGGCGCGGACGGCGAGCTGCTGACCCGGGCGCCCCAGTTCGTGGAGCACCTGGTCGTGCTGGACCTGGACCTGCCCGGCGGCGCGTCCCGGGAGGCGGGGGAGTTCGAGGGCTTCGAGGTCCGCCGCCTGGTGATCTCGGAGGACCCGCTGCCCGCCTACGACCCGCTGCCCGCGCCGCAGGCCGCCGAGCCGCTGTCCGACGAGGCCGAGGTGTGGCACGCGCTGGTCACCGGGCTGCGCGACTACGTGCACAAGAACGGGTTCCGGTCGGTCGTGCTCGGGCTTTCGGGCGGCATCGACTCGGCGGTGGTCGCGGCGCTGGCCGTGGACGCCCTGGGCGCGGACTCGGTGCACTGCGTGTCCATGCCGTCGGTGTACTCGTCGGACCACTCGAAGTCCGACGCCCACGACCTGGCCCAGCGGACCGGCCTGCACTACTCGGTGCAGCCGATCGCGGACATGGTGAAGGTGTTCGTCGACCAGCTCGGCTTGACCGGGCTGGCGGAGGAGAACGTGCAGGCCCGGTGCCGCGGCATCGCGTTGATGGGCCTGTCCAACCAGCACGGGCACCTGGTGCTGGCCACCGGCAACAAGAGCGAGCTGGCGGTGGGGTACTCGACCATCTACGGCGACGCCGTTGGCGGGTTCGCGCCGATCAAGGACGTGCTCAAGACCCTGGTGTGGGACCTGGCGCGGTGGCGCAACGCGCAGGCCGAGAAGCTGGGCGAGCAGCCGCCGATCCCGGAGAACTCGATCAGCAAGCCGCCGTCGGCGGAGCTGCGGCCGGGCCAGGTGGACACCGACTCGCTGCCGGACTACGACCTGCTGGACTCGCTGCTGGACGACTACGTCGAGGGCGACAAGGGCTACCACGACCTGATCGAGATGGGCTTCGACCACGAGCTCGTGGACCGCGTGCTGCGCATGGTGGACAAGGCGGAGTACAAGCGCCGCCAGTACCCGCCGGGCACGAAGATCACCCTGAAGGCCTTCGGCCGCGACCGCCGACTGCCCATCACCAACGGCTGGCGCGAGGGCTGA
- a CDS encoding alpha/beta hydrolase codes for MRRSLMLLLAVPVLAACTTVVTGSPSPGTVLEQRGPAGTVPSGLERFYGQQLGWEDCGTYATTASTRGQYRNKKNIECARLEVPLDYANPGGKTITVGLLRQKASGDRIGSLIINPGGPGGSGMSAAASLAGTVRDTPLGERFDFVGFDPRGVGASQPQVRCLTDAERDAERLDTDVDTSPAGIQQTEAENKTYAEKCAATTGADFLAHVGTRDVVRDLDVMRSALGDEKLTYLGYSYGTYIGSQYAAAFPANVRALVLDGAVDPTQNQVESLIAQAAGFQHAFEAFAQWCAKRQDCSLGKDPAQASKAFRDLTLPLVQRPVDVGDRKLSYNDAITGAIQAMYSEELWAPLNSGLTELKNNRGDTLLSLADAYFDRDREGKYSTITDAFTAIKCVDEPRVTDRAVLDDVARRYKAAAPFLDDGNPPVGALDTCAFWPVPPTVEQAKPVSGLPPVLVISTTGDPATPYEAGVNLAKALGGGLLTYEGNQHTVYLQGNECVDPIGDDYLIDLKLPAQGKRCS; via the coding sequence GTGCGCCGTTCCTTGATGCTCTTGCTCGCCGTGCCCGTGCTGGCCGCCTGCACGACGGTGGTGACGGGGTCACCCAGTCCGGGGACCGTGCTGGAGCAGCGCGGACCGGCCGGGACCGTGCCCTCGGGCCTGGAGCGGTTCTACGGGCAGCAGCTCGGGTGGGAGGACTGCGGCACCTACGCGACCACCGCCTCCACCCGCGGCCAGTACCGGAACAAGAAGAACATCGAGTGCGCGCGGCTCGAAGTGCCCCTGGACTACGCCAACCCCGGCGGCAAGACGATCACGGTCGGCCTGCTGCGGCAGAAGGCGTCCGGTGACCGGATCGGGTCGCTGATCATCAACCCGGGTGGTCCGGGCGGGTCGGGCATGTCGGCGGCGGCGAGCCTGGCCGGCACCGTGCGGGACACGCCGCTGGGCGAGCGGTTCGACTTCGTCGGCTTCGACCCGCGCGGCGTGGGCGCGAGCCAGCCGCAGGTGCGGTGCCTGACCGACGCCGAGCGGGACGCCGAGCGCCTGGACACCGACGTGGACACCTCCCCCGCCGGCATCCAGCAGACGGAGGCGGAGAACAAGACCTACGCCGAGAAGTGCGCGGCCACGACCGGCGCGGACTTCCTGGCCCACGTCGGCACCCGGGACGTCGTGCGGGACCTGGACGTCATGCGGTCGGCGCTGGGCGACGAGAAACTCACCTACCTGGGCTACTCGTACGGCACCTACATCGGTTCCCAGTACGCGGCGGCGTTCCCGGCCAACGTGCGGGCGCTGGTGCTCGACGGCGCGGTCGACCCGACCCAGAACCAGGTGGAGTCGCTGATCGCGCAGGCCGCCGGGTTCCAGCACGCGTTCGAGGCGTTCGCGCAGTGGTGCGCCAAGCGGCAGGACTGCTCGCTGGGCAAGGACCCGGCACAGGCCAGCAAGGCGTTCCGGGACCTGACCCTGCCGCTGGTGCAGCGGCCGGTGGACGTCGGTGACCGCAAGCTGTCCTACAACGACGCCATCACCGGCGCCATCCAGGCCATGTACAGCGAAGAGCTGTGGGCGCCGCTGAACTCGGGCCTGACGGAGCTGAAGAACAACCGGGGCGACACGTTGCTGAGCCTGGCCGACGCGTACTTCGACCGCGACCGCGAGGGCAAGTACTCGACCATCACCGACGCGTTCACCGCGATCAAGTGCGTGGACGAGCCGCGCGTGACCGACCGGGCGGTGCTGGACGACGTGGCCCGCCGGTACAAGGCCGCGGCCCCGTTCCTGGACGACGGCAACCCGCCGGTGGGCGCGCTGGACACGTGCGCCTTCTGGCCCGTGCCGCCGACCGTGGAGCAGGCCAAGCCGGTCTCCGGGCTGCCGCCGGTGCTGGTGATCTCCACGACCGGCGACCCGGCGACCCCGTACGAGGCGGGCGTGAACCTGGCCAAGGCGCTGGGCGGCGGGCTGCTGACCTACGAGGGCAACCAGCACACGGTCTACTTGCAGGGCAACGAGTGCGTGGACCCGATCGGCGACGACTACCTGATCGACCTGAAACTGCCCGCGCAGGGCAAGCGCTGCTCGTAG
- a CDS encoding DoxX family protein → MNIALWIVTGLLALAYVAGGTAKLVMSKQKIYASGHSGHWVEDWSDGGVKAIGALELLGGLGLVLPALVGIATGLVPVAAIGLGVIMVGAAVTRFRRGEVKLVAVDFGYLALLAFVVWGRFVVEPFTG, encoded by the coding sequence ATGAACATCGCGCTGTGGATCGTCACCGGCCTGCTCGCCCTCGCCTACGTCGCCGGCGGCACCGCCAAGTTGGTGATGTCGAAGCAGAAGATCTACGCGAGCGGGCACAGCGGCCACTGGGTCGAGGACTGGAGCGACGGCGGCGTGAAGGCGATCGGGGCGCTGGAGCTGCTGGGCGGGCTCGGTCTGGTCCTTCCCGCCTTGGTCGGGATCGCGACGGGGTTGGTGCCCGTGGCGGCGATCGGGTTGGGCGTGATCATGGTGGGCGCGGCGGTCACCCGGTTCCGGCGCGGCGAGGTCAAGCTGGTCGCGGTGGACTTCGGCTACCTGGCGCTGCTCGCCTTCGTGGTGTGGGGCCGGTTCGTGGTCGAGCCCTTCACCGGGTGA
- a CDS encoding helix-turn-helix transcriptional regulator produces the protein MNHDLGEFLRTRRARVRPDDVGLPGGGRRRVPGLRREELALLAGVSVDYYMRLEQGRTPSVSDAVLDAVARVLRLDETERAHLRNLVRPHRPRKHVPQRIRPGLRRLLDMMEHTPAFVLGRRTDVLAWNALAGALYNFNSLDSDMFNAARHAFLDPDARRFYRDWPTVAADTVAVLRLDAGRHPDDPRLAALVGELSMKDETFRTLWAQHAVLEKTHGSKLFHHPVVGDLDLDYEMLALPGDPDVNLAVYTAKEGSPTEERLRLLASWAASVDA, from the coding sequence GTGAACCACGACCTGGGCGAGTTCCTCCGCACCCGCCGGGCGCGGGTCCGGCCGGACGACGTGGGGTTGCCGGGCGGTGGCCGGCGACGGGTCCCGGGGTTGCGCCGGGAGGAGTTGGCGCTGCTGGCGGGCGTGAGCGTGGACTACTACATGCGGCTGGAGCAGGGCCGCACCCCGAGCGTGTCGGACGCGGTCCTCGACGCGGTGGCGCGCGTGTTGCGGCTCGACGAGACCGAGCGCGCCCACCTGCGCAACCTGGTCCGCCCGCACCGGCCCCGCAAGCACGTGCCGCAGCGCATCCGGCCCGGCCTGCGCCGGCTGCTGGACATGATGGAGCACACGCCGGCGTTCGTGCTGGGCCGTCGCACCGACGTGCTGGCGTGGAACGCCCTCGCCGGCGCCCTCTACAACTTCAACTCGCTCGACTCGGACATGTTCAACGCCGCCCGGCACGCCTTCCTGGACCCCGACGCCCGCCGCTTCTACCGGGACTGGCCGACCGTCGCCGCCGACACGGTCGCCGTGCTGCGCCTGGACGCGGGCCGACACCCCGACGACCCGCGGCTGGCCGCGCTGGTGGGGGAGCTGTCGATGAAGGACGAGACGTTCCGGACGCTGTGGGCGCAGCACGCGGTGCTGGAGAAGACGCACGGGTCGAAGCTGTTCCACCACCCGGTCGTCGGCGACCTGGACCTGGACTACGAGATGCTGGCGCTGCCCGGCGACCCGGACGTGAACCTCGCGGTCTACACGGCCAAGGAGGGCTCGCCGACCGAGGAACGCCTGCGCCTGCTGGCGAGCTGGGCCGCCTCCGTCGACGCCTGA
- a CDS encoding SDR family oxidoreductase: MTYDLTNRTAVVTGAASGIGAETALVLARSGARVALLARRADRLADLAEKIKAEGGQALAVAADVTGDLTDTAATVHDAFGRVDLVVNNAGVMLANPIAAGRTDEWRRMIDTNITGVLNVIHTFTKDLTSAAEEGTADLVNISSIGAHLTFPNFAVYTATKAAVTHLSANLRTEFGPLGVRVTNVEPGLTESELASHVDNTEVVDELTTWFEGVGRLTAAEVADVVAYATSRARHVNLRQIMVLPTKQV; encoded by the coding sequence ATGACATACGACCTCACCAACCGCACCGCCGTCGTCACCGGCGCCGCCAGCGGCATCGGCGCGGAGACCGCCCTCGTCCTGGCCCGGTCCGGTGCCCGGGTCGCCCTGCTGGCCCGACGCGCCGACCGCCTCGCCGACCTGGCGGAGAAGATCAAGGCCGAAGGCGGGCAAGCGCTTGCGGTCGCCGCCGACGTCACCGGCGACCTGACCGACACCGCCGCCACCGTCCACGACGCCTTCGGCCGCGTGGACCTGGTCGTCAACAACGCGGGCGTCATGCTGGCCAACCCGATCGCCGCCGGCCGCACCGACGAGTGGCGCCGGATGATCGACACCAACATCACCGGCGTCCTCAACGTCATCCACACCTTCACGAAGGACCTCACCTCGGCGGCCGAGGAGGGCACGGCGGACCTGGTGAACATCTCGTCCATCGGCGCCCACCTGACCTTCCCGAACTTCGCCGTCTACACCGCCACCAAGGCGGCGGTCACCCACCTGTCGGCCAACCTGCGCACCGAGTTCGGGCCGCTGGGAGTCCGGGTGACCAACGTGGAGCCGGGGCTGACGGAGAGCGAGCTCGCGTCCCACGTGGACAACACCGAGGTGGTCGACGAGCTGACGACGTGGTTCGAAGGCGTCGGCCGGCTGACGGCGGCGGAGGTGGCCGACGTGGTGGCCTACGCGACCAGCCGGGCGCGGCACGTCAACCTGCGACAGATCATGGTGCTGCCGACCAAGCAGGTCTAA
- a CDS encoding alpha/beta fold hydrolase: MIASLAGDVHVQATGRVGSGPAVVLAGGLGAAWFDWDAVVALLAPHARVLVYDRPGTGDSGPALAPATLAREVAVLDAVLAGVSDVVLVGHSMATLHVEAWARLRAGRVRGVVLVDPDPEVPGAGRPFDLSALVARWVLRLGLDGVVARHGLRLRRWAVTGSTLGRSDRADPELVRRVYGRPSVARAVLDELASYPGQVAALERLRAFRPLPHVPFTVLTAGRRVFPEHLALAGQVPWGTNVLVPGSRHMVPVDRPDAVALAVLKALRGV; the protein is encoded by the coding sequence ATGATCGCCTCCCTGGCCGGGGACGTGCATGTCCAGGCCACCGGGCGTGTCGGGAGCGGGCCGGCGGTGGTGCTCGCGGGCGGCTTGGGTGCCGCGTGGTTCGACTGGGACGCCGTGGTGGCGCTGCTCGCGCCGCACGCCCGGGTGCTCGTCTACGACCGGCCCGGCACCGGGGACAGCGGTCCGGCGTTGGCGCCGGCCACGCTGGCCCGGGAGGTGGCCGTGCTGGACGCGGTGCTGGCCGGCGTGTCGGACGTGGTGCTGGTCGGGCACTCGATGGCGACCCTGCACGTCGAGGCGTGGGCGCGGCTGCGGGCAGGGCGGGTGCGCGGGGTGGTGCTGGTCGACCCGGACCCCGAGGTGCCCGGCGCGGGCCGGCCGTTCGACCTGTCCGCCCTGGTCGCGCGGTGGGTGCTGCGGCTGGGACTGGACGGGGTGGTCGCGCGGCACGGGCTGCGGCTGCGGCGCTGGGCGGTGACCGGGTCCACGCTCGGGCGCAGCGACCGGGCCGACCCCGAGCTCGTGCGGCGGGTGTACGGGCGGCCCTCGGTGGCACGGGCCGTGCTGGACGAGCTGGCCTCCTACCCCGGGCAGGTGGCCGCGCTGGAGCGGCTGCGCGCGTTCCGGCCGCTGCCGCACGTGCCGTTCACCGTGCTCACGGCCGGGCGGCGGGTGTTCCCCGAGCACCTGGCGCTGGCCGGGCAGGTGCCGTGGGGCACGAACGTGCTGGTCCCGGGCAGCCGGCACATGGTGCCGGTGGACCGGCCGGACGCCGTGGCGCTGGCGGTGCTCAAGGCGCTGCGCGGGGTGTGA
- the panB gene encoding 3-methyl-2-oxobutanoate hydroxymethyltransferase, with the protein MTSAEVTAPYGTGATKAPAGPAKKVRIHHLRELKERGEPWPMLTAYDMYTAELFDEAGIPVLLVGDSASNNVYGYDTSLPVTVDELIPLVRGVTRSVKRALVVADLPFGSYQVSVEQAVATAVRFMKEGRAHAVKLEGGRHFAPHIEAIVRAGIPVMAHIGFTPQSEHQLGGYRVQGRNDAFDTVVADAHAVQEAGAFAVVLEMVTAEVAKQITHDLVIPTVGIGAGPDTDAQVLVWQDMLGLRRGKAPKFVKRYANMADVMLGAAREFAAEVKAHQFPGPEHTFH; encoded by the coding sequence ATGACCTCTGCCGAGGTAACCGCGCCTTATGGCACCGGAGCCACCAAGGCACCGGCGGGACCGGCGAAGAAGGTCCGCATCCACCACTTGCGGGAGCTGAAGGAACGCGGCGAGCCGTGGCCCATGCTCACCGCCTACGACATGTACACCGCCGAGCTGTTCGACGAGGCCGGCATCCCCGTGCTGCTCGTCGGCGACTCGGCGTCGAACAACGTCTACGGGTACGACACGTCCCTGCCGGTCACCGTGGACGAGCTGATCCCGCTGGTCCGGGGCGTCACCCGGTCGGTGAAGCGGGCGCTGGTCGTGGCCGACCTGCCCTTCGGCTCCTACCAGGTGTCGGTCGAGCAGGCCGTGGCGACCGCGGTCCGGTTCATGAAGGAAGGCCGCGCGCACGCGGTCAAGCTGGAGGGCGGCCGGCACTTCGCGCCGCACATCGAGGCCATCGTGCGAGCCGGCATCCCCGTGATGGCGCACATCGGGTTCACCCCGCAGAGCGAGCACCAGCTGGGTGGCTACCGGGTGCAGGGCCGCAACGACGCCTTCGACACGGTGGTGGCCGACGCGCACGCGGTGCAGGAGGCCGGTGCGTTCGCGGTCGTGCTGGAGATGGTGACCGCCGAGGTGGCCAAGCAGATCACGCACGACCTGGTCATCCCGACCGTCGGCATCGGCGCCGGGCCGGACACCGACGCCCAGGTGCTGGTGTGGCAGGACATGCTGGGCCTGCGCCGCGGCAAGGCGCCGAAGTTCGTCAAGCGGTACGCCAACATGGCGGACGTGATGCTCGGTGCGGCGCGCGAGTTCGCCGCCGAGGTCAAGGCCCACCAGTTCCCCGGGCCGGAGCACACCTTCCACTGA
- the pip gene encoding prolyl aminopeptidase: MYPEIEPYDQGLLDVGDGHRVYWEVCGNPYGKPVVFLHGGPGGGSAPAHRRLFDPNAYRIVLIDQRGCGRSVPHAGEPGADLSANTTWHLVTDLEVVREHLGVDRWQVFGGSWGSTLALAYAQTHPERVTELVLRGIFTLRQRELDWYYGGGAGFLFPERWSRVVELAPDGDVIGTYARLLHDPDPAVAEAAAVAWSVWEAATVTLVERPELVAAFAQPRYALAFARIENHYFVHRGWLEEGQLLRDAGKLAGIPGVIVQGRYDIATPATTAWELHRAWPGSELVVVPDAGHAYDEPGILKALVAATDRFR; encoded by the coding sequence ATGTACCCCGAGATCGAGCCCTACGACCAGGGCCTGCTCGACGTCGGCGACGGGCACCGCGTCTACTGGGAGGTCTGCGGCAACCCCTACGGCAAGCCCGTGGTGTTCCTGCACGGCGGACCCGGCGGGGGCAGCGCGCCCGCGCACCGGCGGCTGTTCGACCCGAACGCGTACCGGATCGTGCTGATCGACCAGCGCGGGTGCGGCCGGTCGGTGCCGCACGCCGGTGAACCCGGTGCGGACCTGTCGGCGAACACGACGTGGCACCTGGTGACGGACCTGGAGGTCGTGCGCGAGCACCTCGGGGTCGACCGGTGGCAGGTGTTCGGCGGGTCGTGGGGCAGCACGCTGGCGCTGGCGTACGCGCAGACCCACCCCGAGCGGGTGACCGAGCTGGTGTTGCGCGGGATCTTCACCCTGCGGCAGCGGGAGCTGGACTGGTACTACGGCGGTGGGGCCGGGTTCCTGTTCCCCGAGCGGTGGTCGCGGGTGGTCGAGCTGGCGCCGGACGGCGACGTGATCGGGACGTACGCCCGGCTGCTGCACGACCCGGACCCGGCGGTGGCCGAGGCGGCGGCGGTGGCGTGGAGCGTGTGGGAGGCCGCGACCGTCACCCTGGTCGAGCGGCCCGAGCTGGTGGCGGCGTTCGCGCAGCCCCGGTACGCGCTGGCGTTCGCCCGGATCGAGAACCACTACTTCGTCCACCGGGGGTGGTTGGAGGAGGGGCAGCTGCTGCGCGACGCCGGGAAGCTGGCCGGCATTCCCGGGGTGATCGTGCAGGGGCGCTACGACATCGCCACGCCCGCGACGACGGCGTGGGAGCTGCACCGGGCGTGGCCGGGGTCCGAGCTGGTGGTGGTGCCCGACGCGGGGCACGCCTACGACGAGCCGGGGATCCTGAAAGCGCTGGTGGCGGCTACCGACCGGTTCCGCTGA
- a CDS encoding helical backbone metal receptor yields the protein MLPVDDLGEPVPLPGPPRRVVSLVPSLTEAVDPSVLVGATDYCTHPEGLEVDRVGGSKYPHVDQVIGLQPDLVLANSEENRPQDVERLRANGIPVWVMAAPASVPAALGSLRRLFGTAWDVEPDWLVKAENLWRHVEQPRARAIVPVWRKPWVVVGRDTFAGDVLRRLGVLNAYADHAERYPRPTLEELQATKVDLVVLPDEPYLFTPDDGPQFFPGTRAVHVSGRFLTWYGPALVEARPALEKALSGTGR from the coding sequence ATGCTCCCCGTCGACGACCTGGGCGAACCGGTCCCGCTGCCGGGGCCGCCGCGCCGCGTGGTCAGCCTGGTGCCTTCCCTCACCGAGGCGGTGGACCCGAGCGTGCTCGTCGGCGCCACCGACTACTGCACGCACCCGGAGGGCCTGGAGGTCGACCGGGTGGGCGGCTCGAAGTACCCGCACGTCGACCAGGTGATCGGTCTCCAGCCCGACCTCGTCCTGGCCAACAGCGAGGAGAACCGCCCCCAGGACGTCGAACGCCTGCGCGCCAACGGCATCCCCGTCTGGGTGATGGCCGCGCCCGCGTCGGTCCCCGCCGCCCTGGGTTCGCTGCGCCGGCTGTTCGGCACCGCCTGGGACGTCGAACCCGACTGGCTGGTCAAGGCCGAGAACCTGTGGCGGCACGTCGAGCAGCCCCGCGCCCGCGCGATCGTCCCGGTGTGGCGCAAGCCGTGGGTCGTGGTCGGCCGGGACACCTTCGCGGGTGACGTCCTGCGCCGCCTGGGCGTGCTCAACGCCTACGCCGACCACGCCGAGCGCTACCCGCGCCCGACCCTGGAGGAACTGCAGGCCACCAAGGTGGACCTGGTGGTGCTCCCCGACGAGCCGTACCTGTTCACCCCGGACGACGGTCCGCAGTTCTTCCCCGGCACCCGCGCGGTCCACGTATCCGGCCGCTTCCTGACCTGGTACGGCCCGGCGCTGGTCGAAGCGCGGCCCGCCCTGGAGAAGGCGCTCAGCGGAACCGGTCGGTAG
- a CDS encoding RNB domain-containing ribonuclease — protein MASLVIRTGRADLDFSGIRAEFGLPTEFPAAALAEAEQALSRAPGSREDATGLPFVTIDPPGAKDLDQAVLLERRPNGFRVHYAIADLGLFVVPDGALDAEVRRRGQTLYLPDGNVPLHPTVLSEGAASLLPGQTRPAVLWTFDCDRTGEPTDVRVRRAMVRSTAQLDYETVQRSFDAKNPHPSIEALADFGRLRRERAAERGAVELQLPEQEIVPNGDGDWKLVVRPRVDVDSWNAEISLLTGMSAAKIMLEAEVGVLRTLPDADDGAVDALKRSAHALGVPWPEGTTPARLLASLDPSRPESLALFVDATRLLRGAGYTAFDGEIPPVTTHAGVAAPYTHVTAPLRRLVDRFATEVCLAVTAGQEVPDWLRRALPLLPGLMGGSDTLASKVERACLDQVEAWVLADRVGQDFEAVVLRAENSGADVFVADPPVMGRCTGEDLPEGERIKVRLTEADPDRRKVAFTRVAD, from the coding sequence GTGGCCTCCTTGGTGATCCGCACCGGCAGGGCGGACCTGGACTTCAGCGGCATCCGGGCCGAGTTCGGCCTGCCCACCGAGTTCCCGGCCGCCGCGCTCGCGGAGGCCGAGCAGGCGCTGTCCCGCGCGCCCGGGTCCCGGGAGGACGCCACCGGTCTGCCGTTCGTCACGATCGACCCGCCGGGCGCCAAGGACCTCGACCAGGCCGTCCTCCTCGAACGCCGACCGAACGGCTTCCGCGTCCACTACGCGATCGCCGACCTGGGCCTGTTCGTCGTCCCGGACGGAGCCCTGGACGCCGAGGTCCGCCGCCGTGGCCAGACGCTCTACCTGCCGGACGGCAACGTGCCGCTGCACCCGACGGTCCTGTCCGAGGGCGCGGCGAGCCTCCTGCCGGGCCAGACCCGCCCGGCCGTCCTGTGGACCTTCGACTGCGACCGCACCGGCGAACCCACCGACGTCCGCGTCCGCCGGGCCATGGTCCGCTCCACCGCCCAACTGGACTACGAAACCGTCCAGCGCTCCTTCGACGCCAAGAACCCGCACCCGTCCATCGAGGCCTTGGCCGACTTCGGCCGCCTGCGTCGGGAGCGGGCCGCCGAACGGGGTGCGGTCGAGCTCCAGCTCCCCGAGCAGGAGATCGTCCCGAACGGCGACGGCGACTGGAAGCTCGTCGTCCGCCCGCGCGTGGACGTCGACTCCTGGAACGCCGAGATCTCGCTCCTCACCGGCATGTCCGCAGCCAAGATCATGCTGGAAGCCGAGGTCGGCGTCCTGCGCACCCTCCCCGACGCGGACGACGGCGCGGTGGACGCCCTCAAGCGTTCGGCCCACGCCCTCGGCGTCCCGTGGCCCGAGGGCACGACCCCGGCGAGGCTCCTGGCGAGCCTCGACCCGAGCCGGCCGGAGTCGCTGGCCCTGTTCGTGGACGCCACGAGACTCCTCCGGGGCGCCGGTTACACGGCGTTCGACGGCGAGATCCCGCCGGTCACCACGCACGCCGGCGTGGCCGCCCCGTACACGCACGTGACCGCCCCGCTGCGCCGCCTGGTGGACCGGTTCGCGACCGAGGTGTGCCTGGCGGTGACCGCCGGGCAGGAGGTCCCGGACTGGCTGCGCCGGGCGTTGCCGCTGCTCCCGGGCCTGATGGGCGGCAGCGACACGCTCGCGAGCAAGGTCGAGCGCGCCTGCCTGGACCAGGTGGAGGCCTGGGTGCTGGCCGACCGCGTGGGCCAGGACTTCGAGGCCGTGGTGCTGCGCGCGGAGAACTCCGGTGCGGACGTGTTCGTCGCCGACCCGCCGGTCATGGGCCGGTGTACCGGCGAGGACCTGCCGGAAGGCGAGCGGATCAAGGTCCGCCTGACCGAGGCCGACCCGGACCGCCGCAAGGTGGCCTTCACCCGCGTGGCGGACTGA